The following are from one region of the Candidatus Neomarinimicrobiota bacterium genome:
- a CDS encoding dTDP-4-dehydrorhamnose 3,5-epimerase family protein, whose protein sequence is MIEGVQTKQLKIIPDERGRLFEILRNDDEMFTEFGQVYLTTNYPGVVKAWHYHKSQRHDAVCCVSGMIKLVLYDNREESPTYGEVNEFFIGEHNMMIVSIPQYVCHGWKGISEQESMVLSVVSEPYNHEDPDEYRLPYDTDEIPYDWERKNR, encoded by the coding sequence ATGATTGAGGGCGTACAGACCAAACAGCTGAAGATCATCCCTGATGAGCGGGGCCGTCTTTTCGAGATCCTGCGGAATGACGACGAGATGTTCACCGAATTCGGGCAGGTCTATCTTACGACCAATTATCCCGGCGTGGTGAAGGCGTGGCATTATCATAAGTCCCAGCGACACGATGCAGTCTGTTGCGTCTCCGGGATGATTAAGCTGGTGCTATACGACAACCGCGAAGAGAGTCCGACATATGGCGAGGTGAATGAGTTTTTTATCGGGGAACATAATATGATGATTGTGAGTATTCCCCAGTATGTGTGCCACGGATGGAAGGGGATCTCTGAACAGGAATCGATGGTTTTGAGCGTGGTAAGTGAACCGTATAATCACGAGGATCCGGACGAGTACCGCCTGCCGTACGATACTGACGAAATTCCGTACGACTGGGAGCGGAAAAATCGATGA
- a CDS encoding nucleotide sugar dehydrogenase, with protein sequence MSGSMTFEERIQNHDITLGVVGLGYVGLPLAVDFASAGFKVIGIDIDDSKIEKINAGENYIQDVSDSELRGHVETGKLSATTDFSVIDELDAISICVPTPLNKLKDPDVSFILNALDEINEHMHKDLIIVLESTTYPGTTRELVLPKLSESGLEVGKDFFLVFSPERVDPGNETYHTKNTPKVLGGITDECTRLGKILYEEVIETIVPVSSTEAAELVKLLENTFRSINIGLVNEMAIMAEKLGVDIWEVIDAADTKPFGFMKFYPGPGLGGHCIPIDPHYLAWKMKTLDYKARFIELAGEINTEMPYHVVQLVMDGLNRYKKSVNGAKILVMGVAYKKNIDDVRESPALDIIRLLQEKGAEVDYYDPFIDNIKLDGTNMESIRYSTDILGNYDCNVIATDHSTFDYNEIVEKSSLVIDTRNAAKVHDSVQKDKIIKLGGNNS encoded by the coding sequence ATGAGTGGAAGTATGACCTTTGAAGAGCGAATTCAAAATCATGATATCACCCTGGGCGTGGTTGGCCTGGGATATGTTGGCCTGCCGCTGGCAGTGGATTTTGCCTCGGCCGGGTTTAAGGTGATCGGTATTGATATCGATGACTCCAAAATTGAAAAAATCAACGCCGGAGAAAACTACATCCAGGATGTGTCCGATTCGGAACTACGGGGCCACGTGGAGACCGGGAAACTCTCCGCTACCACTGACTTTAGCGTTATTGATGAACTTGATGCGATTTCTATCTGTGTACCCACCCCGCTGAATAAGCTGAAAGATCCGGACGTGTCGTTCATCCTGAACGCGCTGGATGAGATCAACGAACATATGCACAAGGATCTTATCATTGTCCTGGAGAGCACAACGTACCCGGGCACAACCCGGGAACTGGTGCTCCCGAAACTGTCTGAAAGCGGCCTGGAGGTCGGGAAGGATTTCTTCCTGGTGTTCAGTCCCGAACGCGTCGATCCGGGGAACGAGACGTATCATACCAAAAATACGCCGAAGGTCCTGGGCGGCATCACCGATGAGTGCACCCGTCTGGGGAAGATTCTCTACGAAGAGGTGATAGAGACCATCGTTCCGGTCTCCTCCACCGAGGCGGCGGAGCTCGTTAAACTGTTGGAAAATACCTTTCGGTCCATTAACATCGGACTTGTGAACGAAATGGCCATCATGGCGGAAAAACTGGGTGTGGATATCTGGGAGGTCATCGATGCTGCGGACACCAAGCCGTTCGGGTTTATGAAGTTCTATCCCGGTCCTGGCCTTGGCGGTCACTGCATTCCTATCGATCCCCATTATCTGGCCTGGAAGATGAAGACTTTGGATTACAAGGCGCGCTTCATCGAACTGGCCGGGGAAATTAATACGGAGATGCCGTATCACGTGGTACAACTGGTGATGGACGGGTTGAATCGATATAAAAAGAGCGTGAACGGAGCAAAAATCCTGGTGATGGGAGTCGCCTATAAAAAGAATATCGACGACGTCCGGGAATCCCCTGCGCTGGATATCATCCGTCTCCTCCAGGAGAAAGGCGCGGAAGTGGACTACTACGATCCCTTCATCGATAACATCAAGCTCGATGGCACGAATATGGAGTCCATCCGGTATTCTACTGATATTTTAGGGAACTACGACTGTAACGTTATTGCCACAGATCATTCAACGTTTGACTATAATGAAATTGTGGAGAAAAGTAGCCTGGTGATTGATACGCGGAATGCGGCCAAAGTGCATGATAGCGTTCAAAAGGACAAAATTATTAAATTGGGTGGGAATAACAGTTGA
- the rpsA gene encoding 30S ribosomal protein S1: MSEEEKQQQTQDEETQVEEVEETQEKAPESDEQTEAAEEQETAAPESDGNGQTTDFGILDLDDIQTIPKDELVEKREETDEEEEQLRSLLSDTLKDIGENQITEGRVLSINEREVVVDIGFKAEGLIPIEEFEGDDLPEPGEEVDVYIDFLEDEDGQLILSKRKADFMKQWEKVANAEANDEEVEGTIVRRVKGGMMVDVSGVNCFLPGSQIDVRPIQDFDAYVGQTFNFKIVKINEMRKNVVLSRKVILEENLKERRKELLKDIEVGQVLQGRVKNITDFGVFVDLGGIDGLIHITDLSWGRVNHPSEVANLEEVIDVMVIDYDEEKQRVSLGLKQLQPHPWDSVEEKYPVGSVVTGKVVSITNYGAFVELEKGIEGLVHISEISWVKHIKHPSEVFSLGEEIDVKVLDIQPEEQKISLGVKQLEPDPWEEIEKKFEPGSIVTGIVRNLTQFGAFVELEEGIDGLIHVSDMSWTRKIRHPKEILSKSDEVQVKVLDVSKDERKISLGLKQVEEDPWPKIKEKFKIGTTTQGKVERILNKGIIVNLELDVEGIVPLSHIPKKDRKQMTQNIQVGDEMELKVIDINEDDKKIVLSRDEFIQDKDQHEVDMFMKTQGGQAAEKIEIPEEVRKTIEEGESQAEEEPESTEAEEEVTEKATANEVDEGTDEEEDAAQPESAEDDEEAVKAEEAEEADEEEATEAKSEADEANDKSEEKEEDDVEEEPEDDGDAEDDVDEDEDEDEDEESEK, translated from the coding sequence ATGAGTGAAGAAGAAAAACAGCAACAAACCCAAGATGAGGAAACACAAGTCGAAGAAGTAGAAGAAACACAGGAGAAGGCACCTGAAAGTGATGAACAGACGGAGGCAGCAGAAGAACAGGAAACCGCTGCTCCGGAATCCGATGGCAACGGACAAACCACTGACTTTGGCATCCTCGATCTTGACGACATTCAGACCATTCCGAAAGACGAGTTAGTCGAAAAGCGTGAAGAGACCGACGAAGAGGAAGAGCAACTTCGCTCGCTGCTGTCAGACACGTTAAAGGATATCGGCGAAAACCAGATCACTGAAGGCCGCGTGCTCTCCATTAATGAGCGCGAAGTCGTGGTGGATATCGGGTTTAAGGCAGAAGGGCTGATCCCCATTGAAGAATTTGAAGGTGACGATCTGCCAGAGCCGGGAGAAGAAGTCGACGTCTATATCGATTTTCTGGAAGACGAAGACGGCCAGCTGATTCTCTCCAAGCGCAAAGCTGACTTTATGAAGCAGTGGGAGAAGGTCGCCAATGCCGAAGCCAACGACGAGGAAGTCGAGGGAACTATTGTCCGCCGCGTGAAGGGTGGTATGATGGTGGACGTCAGCGGCGTCAACTGCTTCCTGCCGGGGTCACAGATCGATGTCCGGCCGATTCAGGATTTCGACGCCTACGTTGGGCAGACCTTCAATTTCAAGATCGTCAAAATCAACGAAATGCGGAAAAACGTGGTGCTCTCCCGGAAGGTCATTCTGGAAGAGAATCTCAAAGAGCGCCGGAAAGAACTCCTCAAGGATATCGAGGTCGGTCAGGTGCTCCAGGGCCGCGTCAAAAATATCACCGACTTCGGCGTGTTCGTTGATCTCGGTGGCATAGACGGCTTGATCCATATTACGGATCTCTCCTGGGGCCGTGTGAATCATCCGTCGGAGGTGGCCAATCTGGAAGAAGTTATCGACGTGATGGTCATCGATTATGACGAAGAGAAACAGCGTGTTTCTCTCGGACTCAAGCAATTGCAGCCGCATCCCTGGGATAGCGTGGAGGAGAAATACCCCGTGGGTTCCGTTGTCACCGGCAAGGTGGTCAGCATCACCAATTACGGCGCCTTTGTCGAGCTGGAGAAGGGCATCGAAGGGTTGGTGCACATCTCGGAGATTTCATGGGTGAAACACATCAAGCATCCTTCGGAAGTCTTTTCACTCGGTGAGGAAATCGATGTAAAAGTGCTGGATATCCAGCCGGAAGAGCAGAAAATTTCTCTGGGCGTCAAACAGTTGGAACCGGATCCCTGGGAAGAGATCGAAAAGAAATTCGAACCGGGATCCATCGTTACCGGTATCGTCCGGAACCTCACCCAGTTTGGTGCATTTGTTGAACTGGAAGAGGGTATTGATGGGCTGATTCATGTGTCCGACATGTCCTGGACCCGGAAGATCCGGCATCCCAAGGAAATTCTCTCCAAGAGTGATGAAGTCCAGGTCAAGGTCCTGGATGTCTCCAAGGACGAGCGGAAAATTTCCCTTGGCCTGAAACAGGTGGAAGAGGATCCGTGGCCCAAGATCAAGGAGAAGTTCAAGATCGGTACAACAACCCAGGGCAAGGTGGAGCGTATCCTGAACAAGGGGATTATCGTGAATCTGGAACTGGATGTGGAAGGTATTGTCCCGTTGTCTCATATTCCGAAAAAGGATCGGAAGCAGATGACGCAGAACATCCAGGTCGGTGACGAAATGGAACTGAAGGTTATCGACATCAATGAGGATGATAAAAAAATCGTACTCTCCCGGGATGAATTCATCCAGGACAAGGACCAGCACGAGGTCGATATGTTTATGAAGACTCAGGGCGGCCAGGCGGCTGAAAAGATCGAAATTCCGGAAGAAGTCCGGAAAACGATTGAAGAAGGCGAAAGCCAGGCTGAAGAAGAGCCCGAGAGTACCGAAGCCGAGGAAGAAGTGACCGAGAAGGCCACTGCCAACGAAGTCGACGAAGGGACAGACGAAGAGGAGGACGCAGCTCAACCAGAATCTGCAGAGGATGACGAAGAAGCAGTGAAGGCAGAAGAAGCCGAAGAGGCCGACGAAGAGGAAGCGACAGAGGCAAAATCGGAGGCCGACGAAGCAAACGACAAATCGGAGGAGAAAGAAGAAGACGACGTGGAGGAGGAACCAGAGGACGACGGGGATGCCGAGGATGACGTTGATGAAGATGAGGATGAAGATGAGGATGAGGAGTCGGAGAAATAA
- a CDS encoding polysaccharide biosynthesis/export family protein — translation MQTFTYGQGLSGQQSRDRSLELRQTLQDRVQQQQKRQQITQETLAQIAYDEPIDPNEYIVGPGDRFALYIESIEAQYLELMVSPTGTFLIPSVGDINVLGLTLKEMKENVREKIKEVYANSQSGIVLTMPRIISVYLVGAVQNPGSYDIFYTSRVSDLFEHSQTSSLFKKPKRLQIIRDGDTLSLDYTQYLYEGKISENPKLLSGDIVFIGEANLGITVTGFVASPGIYPYIPGFSYVDYVGMAGGELPEGDAQRYVLSDRQNRVKSKENAVIKPGDHIFVPRSQTYVWLGDTSVLEVVTSLSSLVLAFIAAVSRLR, via the coding sequence ATGCAAACTTTCACTTATGGGCAGGGATTGAGTGGGCAACAATCCCGTGATCGTTCCCTTGAACTCCGTCAGACACTCCAGGATCGCGTTCAGCAGCAACAAAAACGACAACAGATTACCCAGGAGACTCTCGCACAAATCGCATATGATGAACCGATTGACCCCAACGAGTATATTGTGGGGCCGGGTGACAGGTTTGCACTTTATATTGAATCAATCGAAGCGCAATATCTTGAGTTGATGGTCAGCCCCACTGGTACCTTTCTTATCCCGAGTGTCGGAGATATCAATGTGCTCGGTTTGACCCTCAAAGAGATGAAGGAAAACGTAAGGGAGAAGATAAAAGAGGTTTACGCCAATTCGCAATCAGGTATTGTATTGACAATGCCTCGTATTATTTCGGTTTATTTGGTGGGAGCGGTTCAAAATCCCGGGAGTTATGATATATTTTATACTAGCCGGGTGAGCGATCTCTTCGAGCACTCCCAGACTTCTTCGTTGTTTAAGAAGCCGAAGAGATTGCAGATTATAAGAGACGGTGATACGCTTTCCTTGGATTATACTCAATACCTTTATGAGGGGAAAATCTCTGAGAATCCGAAGCTCCTATCAGGTGATATCGTTTTTATTGGTGAAGCGAATTTAGGCATTACGGTGACCGGCTTCGTCGCTTCGCCTGGGATTTATCCGTATATCCCCGGGTTTAGCTATGTGGATTATGTCGGCATGGCCGGCGGTGAATTACCGGAAGGCGATGCGCAACGCTATGTGCTGTCCGATCGGCAAAACAGGGTGAAATCGAAAGAAAATGCCGTTATTAAACCTGGGGATCACATTTTTGTCCCCCGCTCTCAAACGTACGTATGGCTGGGAGATACTTCAGTTTTAGAGGTTGTGACAAGTTTGAGTTCATTGGTACTGGCGTTTATTGCGGCGGTAAGTCGGTTACGATAG
- the cmk gene encoding (d)CMP kinase produces the protein MRTKLTIAIDGPSGSGKSTTARRSAERLDYTYVDTGAMYRAITLHILNNNVPIKDKSQVVKAAAEVQIQFTRTGDRLEVLLDGKNVTDAIREPRIDKSVGLVSENPGVRAILVNLQRSLAKDGGVVMEGRDIGTRVLPDADLKFFMDADLDIRAERRKSQLADQGVDVDKETVKQELVNRDTRDSERDESPLRAAEHAILIDTTNLSIEDQVDLIVQRAREKEAQEVTLHE, from the coding sequence ATGAGAACAAAACTAACTATAGCAATTGATGGTCCGTCAGGATCAGGGAAAAGTACCACTGCCCGGCGCAGTGCCGAACGGCTGGATTATACCTATGTCGACACCGGCGCCATGTACCGGGCCATTACGCTACACATTCTCAACAACAACGTCCCGATTAAGGATAAATCGCAGGTAGTGAAAGCGGCGGCTGAGGTGCAGATTCAGTTCACCCGGACCGGTGACCGGCTTGAAGTGTTGCTGGACGGGAAGAACGTCACCGATGCTATTCGCGAGCCACGGATTGATAAGTCGGTGGGACTTGTAAGTGAGAACCCCGGGGTGCGTGCCATACTGGTGAATTTACAGCGATCGCTCGCAAAGGATGGCGGGGTGGTCATGGAAGGACGTGATATCGGTACCCGGGTACTCCCCGATGCCGATCTCAAGTTTTTCATGGATGCCGACCTCGACATCAGGGCGGAACGCCGGAAATCTCAGTTGGCCGATCAGGGGGTAGATGTAGACAAAGAAACCGTTAAACAAGAACTGGTCAATCGGGATACTCGCGATTCCGAGCGCGATGAATCGCCGCTTCGTGCCGCGGAGCACGCTATTCTGATTGATACAACAAACCTTTCCATTGAAGACCAGGTGGACTTAATCGTCCAGCGAGCGAGGGAGAAGGAAGCACAGGAGGTTACTCTTCATGAGTGA
- the tsaD gene encoding tRNA (adenosine(37)-N6)-threonylcarbamoyltransferase complex transferase subunit TsaD — MSDKTVGTVLGIETSCDETSVGIVRDGKVLSNIIASQQVHSEYGGVVPEMASREHERLLAHITREACDDAHLRFTDIDGIAVTAGPGLMGSLLVGINFAKGLVLRNSLPFIGINHIEAHLLANFIEAETLEYPFLCLLVSGGHSQIIRVNGYDKYDILGTTMDDAAGEAFDKVARLLDLGYPGGPYIQKQSEGGQSDKYDFPRGLLDSGDLNFSFSGLKTAVLYTVKPMEVKKRTAERPHISASFQAAVVESLVAKMEMAIEQTGITQVTLAGGVAANAELRRQMDELRDRHGLNLYYPSLEYCTDNGAMIAYAGWEGFRHDKSSELDLTATPRVSISSPVFTS; from the coding sequence ATGTCTGACAAGACAGTCGGAACAGTGCTGGGGATAGAAACCTCTTGCGATGAGACTTCCGTTGGAATTGTTCGTGATGGAAAGGTGTTAAGTAACATTATTGCCTCTCAGCAGGTGCATTCCGAATACGGCGGAGTGGTCCCGGAAATGGCATCCCGGGAGCATGAGCGATTGTTGGCCCATATTACCAGAGAAGCTTGTGACGACGCGCATCTCCGGTTTACTGACATCGATGGAATAGCTGTCACTGCCGGCCCGGGTCTTATGGGGTCACTGCTCGTTGGGATTAATTTTGCCAAGGGACTCGTTCTGCGGAACTCGCTTCCATTCATTGGAATAAACCATATCGAAGCCCACCTGCTGGCCAATTTTATTGAAGCTGAAACTCTGGAATACCCGTTTCTTTGTCTGCTGGTTTCCGGCGGGCACTCGCAGATTATACGCGTGAACGGATACGACAAATACGACATTCTGGGGACTACCATGGATGATGCGGCCGGCGAAGCGTTCGATAAGGTGGCGCGGCTGTTAGATTTGGGATATCCGGGAGGACCGTATATCCAAAAACAGAGCGAGGGCGGGCAATCCGATAAATACGATTTCCCCAGGGGGTTGCTGGATTCCGGTGATTTGAATTTTTCCTTTTCCGGACTGAAGACGGCGGTATTGTACACGGTGAAACCCATGGAGGTGAAAAAGCGGACAGCCGAGCGCCCTCACATCAGCGCCAGCTTTCAGGCGGCAGTAGTGGAGTCTCTGGTGGCCAAGATGGAAATGGCCATCGAACAGACCGGCATCACCCAGGTGACACTTGCCGGTGGGGTGGCAGCGAATGCGGAGCTGCGGCGTCAAATGGATGAACTCCGCGACCGACACGGGCTGAATTTGTACTATCCATCTCTGGAATACTGTACCGATAACGGCGCCATGATTGCCTATGCCGGTTGGGAGGGGTTTCGTCACGACAAATCTTCCGAACTGGATCTCACCGCTACCCCGCGGGTCAGTATATCGTCACCAGTTTTTACCTCCTGA
- the rfbB gene encoding dTDP-glucose 4,6-dehydratase has translation MKITEQTFFVTGGCGFIGSNYVRFLHQKYPDVTIVNLDKLTYAGNPENLSDIEESERYHFVKGDICNKELVDELFEEYQPDVLVNFAAESHVDRSIGAPDDFIDTDVYGAYRLLEASKSHGIAKFIQISTDEVYGSIEDGEFSETDPLMPRNPYSASKAGADRLAYSYSQTYDLPVIVTRASNNFGPYQYPEKLIPLFVTNAIDGEQLPLYGDGKNVRDWLYVEDHCDAICFIIENGEDGETYNIGGGNEKQNIQITKAILNALGKDESLIKYVRDRQGHDRRYALDTEKLGSLGWQPRFRGDDGFRDAMQLTVDWYRDNENWWRPLKSGEFLEYYKSHYNMELSEQG, from the coding sequence ATGAAGATTACTGAACAGACATTTTTTGTGACAGGAGGCTGCGGATTTATCGGCAGCAATTATGTCCGGTTTCTGCATCAAAAATATCCCGATGTTACGATTGTAAACCTGGATAAACTGACCTATGCCGGCAATCCGGAAAATCTCAGCGATATCGAGGAATCGGAACGGTACCACTTTGTAAAGGGCGATATCTGCAATAAAGAATTGGTCGATGAACTGTTTGAGGAGTATCAACCAGACGTCCTGGTGAATTTCGCCGCGGAGAGCCATGTGGACCGCTCTATCGGCGCGCCGGATGATTTTATCGATACGGATGTCTACGGAGCATACAGGCTCCTGGAGGCCTCCAAATCCCATGGGATAGCAAAATTCATCCAGATTTCCACCGATGAGGTCTACGGCAGCATCGAGGACGGCGAGTTCAGCGAGACCGATCCGCTGATGCCGCGGAATCCGTATTCGGCGAGTAAAGCCGGCGCCGACCGCCTGGCGTATTCGTATTCCCAGACATACGATCTTCCGGTGATTGTGACCAGGGCATCGAATAATTTCGGCCCCTATCAGTACCCGGAAAAGCTGATTCCGCTGTTCGTAACCAACGCCATCGACGGCGAACAGCTTCCGCTTTACGGCGACGGGAAGAACGTTCGCGACTGGCTATACGTGGAAGATCACTGTGACGCCATCTGCTTTATCATCGAAAACGGTGAAGACGGGGAGACCTACAATATTGGCGGCGGCAACGAAAAGCAGAATATCCAGATTACGAAAGCGATTCTCAATGCGCTCGGCAAGGATGAGTCGCTCATCAAATATGTCCGGGATCGCCAGGGACATGACCGGCGATATGCGCTGGATACGGAGAAACTTGGATCGCTGGGATGGCAGCCCCGTTTCCGAGGCGATGACGGGTTTCGCGACGCAATGCAACTGACCGTCGATTGGTACCGCGACAACGAAAATTGGTGGCGCCCCCTGAAAAGCGGGGAGTTTCTGGAATATTATAAATCGCACTATAACATGGAATTATCAGAGCAGGGATGA
- a CDS encoding UDP-glucose/GDP-mannose dehydrogenase family protein — protein sequence MEYHVKKIAVIGTGYVGLVSGTGLADFGNKVTCLDIDEEKIEILQSGELPIWEPGLLELVQKNVRSNRLHFSTDIPSEIQEAEVVFIAVGTPSADNGEADLSAVYAVAETIGQNLNGHKFIVTKSTVPVGTGRKVREIIEEQAPAGSSFEVISNPEFLREGSAVYDFMHPDRVVIGTETEDGHEVMQDIYRPLYLIETPFVFTNVPTAELIKYASNAFLATKITFINEIANICDGVGADVHMVAKTMGMDGRISPKFLHPGPGYGGSCFPKDVKALHAIAKEAGYDAELIEAVTRVNQNQKTRMFTKLEKMLPDLDGKTVTLLGLAFKQRTDDVRESPALPIIDHLKAAGATIRAFDPVAMESMRKRHADLDYYEDIYESVKGSDAVMILTEWNEFRGLDLARIKSNMRQPNMVDARNLYDPDTVRKAGFKYACVGRETYSEQLS from the coding sequence CTGGAGTACCACGTGAAGAAGATTGCGGTGATTGGTACAGGCTACGTTGGCCTGGTCAGCGGGACGGGACTGGCAGATTTCGGCAACAAGGTAACCTGTCTCGATATTGACGAAGAGAAGATTGAGATCCTGCAGAGCGGGGAACTGCCGATCTGGGAACCCGGTCTCCTGGAACTGGTGCAGAAAAACGTCCGAAGCAACCGGTTGCATTTTTCTACGGATATTCCCAGTGAAATCCAGGAGGCGGAGGTGGTCTTTATCGCCGTCGGCACGCCTAGTGCGGATAACGGTGAGGCCGATCTGAGTGCTGTCTACGCGGTCGCCGAGACTATCGGTCAGAACCTGAACGGACATAAGTTTATCGTGACCAAGAGTACCGTGCCGGTGGGGACCGGGCGAAAAGTCCGGGAGATTATCGAGGAGCAGGCGCCGGCCGGGAGCAGCTTCGAGGTGATTAGCAATCCTGAATTTCTCAGAGAAGGTTCGGCCGTCTATGATTTTATGCATCCGGATCGGGTAGTCATTGGCACTGAGACGGAGGACGGTCACGAGGTAATGCAGGATATTTATCGACCGCTCTATCTCATCGAGACGCCATTTGTGTTTACGAATGTGCCGACTGCCGAGCTGATTAAATACGCATCAAATGCGTTTCTGGCGACAAAAATTACCTTTATTAATGAAATCGCGAACATATGTGACGGCGTGGGGGCAGATGTCCACATGGTGGCCAAAACCATGGGGATGGATGGTCGGATCTCACCCAAGTTTCTGCATCCCGGCCCGGGCTACGGCGGTTCCTGCTTTCCCAAAGATGTGAAAGCGCTCCATGCCATCGCCAAAGAGGCCGGATACGATGCGGAACTGATTGAGGCCGTGACCCGTGTGAATCAGAATCAGAAAACACGGATGTTCACGAAACTGGAAAAGATGTTGCCGGACCTGGACGGGAAAACCGTTACTTTGCTGGGACTCGCGTTTAAGCAGAGGACGGACGATGTCCGTGAATCCCCGGCCCTGCCGATTATCGATCACCTGAAAGCGGCCGGAGCGACTATCAGAGCCTTCGATCCCGTAGCCATGGAATCCATGAGAAAACGACATGCTGACCTTGATTATTACGAGGATATTTATGAAAGCGTGAAAGGCTCCGACGCCGTAATGATTCTCACGGAATGGAATGAATTCCGGGGACTGGATCTGGCGAGGATTAAATCGAATATGCGCCAGCCGAATATGGTGGATGCCCGGAATTTGTATGATCCGGATACCGTGCGAAAAGCCGGATTCAAGTATGCGTGTGTCGGCCGGGAAACCTATAGCGAGCAATTATCATGA